The Globicephala melas chromosome X, mGloMel1.2, whole genome shotgun sequence genome window below encodes:
- the LOC115849824 gene encoding LOW QUALITY PROTEIN: trophinin-like (The sequence of the model RefSeq protein was modified relative to this genomic sequence to represent the inferred CDS: inserted 2 bases in 1 codon; deleted 3 bases in 2 codons; substituted 3 bases at 3 genomic stop codons): MHTLLSSTKDLLAMDPPVANRPKKSKTKKAPIKAITKTVRTAPPVPSANVITTNKPKITFLALNLPIIPQINQASATTEVANTQASSFTAQPKKANKTKRVTAKAARGSQFPTGSESVTTQIKLPLXALNVPVIPQTIQAPIATESANSQALLASIKPKKAPKAKKANNKAITSATEISLTPSTTYSATIQGQTKKTSKAKKATVKDTNTDTELLETPDATETARQIEASAAAIWPKKSKVKKAAYKGPNSACEITEAPPAGQMVTKQALAATLRVKRRYRAQKVATKARTTESQTQIDKGAQAKMTTPQINISALETQVVAAVQALADDYLAQLSLEPTTRTRGKRNRKSKHLNGDERGGGNYRWIPWGQRPPLSXDVAILQERANKFMKYLLVKDQTKIPIKRSDMLKDVIXEYDEYFPEIIERASYALEKMFRVNLKEIDKQSSLYILISIQESSAGILGTTKDTPKIDLLMMILSVIFMNGNKANEAVIWELLPKLGLHPGVRHSLFGEVRKLITDEFVKQKYLEYKRVPNSRPPEYEFFWGLCSYHETSKMKVLKFACKVQKKDPKDWAVQYREAVEMEVQAAAVAVAEAEARAEARAQMGIGEEAVAGPWNWDDMDINCLTREELGNDAQAWGRFSLEIEARAQENANASTNIDFSRGSSTRASYSDGASTSFSGVPSPSNVFGDRAGISFGGTCSTSASFSSVASISFGGXPCTSTNFSGGVSSSFSGPLNTSTSFSGGASSGFGGILSTPAGFSDALSMSTSFGSTLGTSAVFSGALSTSTGFGGTLSTSVYFGGSPSSSARFGGKLSTSICFGGFPSTSTGFDGVLSTSAGLAGTSSFSNSTDFGGTPSTSFCFGDSPSTGASFGGTLSTSLGLGGALNTSAGFSSAVSISIAFNSAPSANSGFGSVFSTSTDFSGAPNTTTDFGSAPSTSISFGGAPSTRFCFGSVSNTNLCFGGPPSTSTCFSGPTSASFGDGLSTSAGFSFCDGLSTSTGFGGGLSTNSGFGGGLISSDIFGGGLGTNAGFGSTLGTSADFSSGLSISDGFGGGPNTSFDGRLSTIIGFGSGSNTSTGFIGRPTSIVGFGSGLSTDADFNGGPSSSAGYGSGPSNAAGFSGGATSLGACSFSYG; the protein is encoded by the exons ATGCATACCCTCTTGTCATCAACCAAGGACCTACTAGCTATGGACCCACCAGTTGCCAACCGGCCTAAGAAAAGCAAGACCAAGAAGGCCCCTATTAAGGCTATCACTAAGACAGTACGCACTGCCCCTCCAGTTCCATCTGCCAATGTGATTACCACCAACAAGCCTAAAATAACTTTTCTGGCTTTAAACCTGCCAATCATCCCCCAGATCAACCAGGCTTCAGCTACCACTGAGGTAGCCAATACTCAGGCTTCTTCATTCACTGCTCAGCCTAAGAAAGCCAACAAGACAAAGAGAGTTACTGCTAAGGCAGCCCGAGGCTCCCAATTTCCAACTGGCAGTGAGAGTGTTACTACACAGATCAAGTTACCCTTGTAGGCCCTAAATGTGCCAGTCATCCCACAGACTATCCAGGCTCCGATTGCCACTGAGTCAGCCAATTCTCAAGCCTTGTTAGCCTCCATCAAGCCTAAGAAAGCTCCCAAGGCTAAGAAGGCTAACAATAAGGCCATAACTAGTGCCACTGAGATCTCACTGACTCCATCCACCACCTACTCAGCTACCATCCAAGGCCAAACTAAGAAAACCTCCAAAGCCAAGAAAGCAACTGTTAAGGACACAAATACTGACACTGAACTCCTAGAGACCCCAGATGCCACTGAGACAGCTAGGCAGATTGAGGCCTCAGCAGCAGCTATCTGGCCCAAAAAATCCAAAGTCAAGAAGGCTGCCTATAAGGGCCCAAATTCTGCCTGTGAGATCACTGAGGCCCCACCTGCCGGTCAAATGGTCACAAAACAAGCCCTAGCAGCCACCCTCCGGGTCAAGAGAAGGTACAGGGCTCAGAAGGTTGCCACTAAAGCCCGGACAACTGAAAGCCAGACTCAAATTGACAAAGGGGCCCAGGCCAAGATGACTACCCCTCAGATCAATATAAGTGCCCTTGAGACTCAGGTTGTTGCTGCTGTCCAGGCCCTGGCAGATGACTACCTGGCTCAGTTGAGTCTGGAGCCAACAACCAGGACCCGGGGCAAGAGGAACCGAAAG TCCAAGCATCTGAACGGGGATGAGAGAGGTGGTGGTAATTATAGGTGGATTCCATGGGGCCAGAGGCCTCCGCTATCCTGAGATGTGGCCATTTTGCAAGAAAGG GCAAATAAGTTTATGAAATACCTGTTGGTTAAGGACCAGACAAAGATCCCCATCAAGCGCTCAG ACATGCTGAAGGATGTCATCTAAGAATATGATGAATATTTCCCAGAGATCATTGAACGAGCAAGCTATGCTCTGGAGAAG ATGTTTCGAGTCAATCTGAAGGAAATTGATAAACAAAGTAGCTTGTATATTCTCATCAGCATTCAGGAATCCTCTGCAGGCATCCTGGGAAC GACCAAGGACACACCCAAAATAGATCTTCTCATGATGATT CTGAGTGTCATTTTTATGAATGGCAACAAGGCCAATGAGG CTGTCATCTGGGAGTTGCTGCCCAAGTTGGGGCTGCACCCTGG GGTAAGGCACTCGCTCTTTGGGGAAGTGAGGAAGCTCATCACAGATGAGTTTGTGAAGCAGAA GTACCTGGAATACAAGAGGGTCCCCAACAGCAGACCACCTGAATATGAGTTCTTCTGGGGCTTGTGCTCCTACCATGAGACTAGCAAGATGAAAGTTCTCAAGTTTGCATGCAAG GTGCAGAAGAAAGACCCCAAGGACTGGGCCGTGCAGTACCGGGAGGCAGTGGAGATGGAAGTCCAAGCTGCAGCTGTGGCTGTAGCTGAGGCTGAGGCCAGGGCTGAGGCAAGAGCCCAAATGGGGATTGGAGAGGAAGCTGTGGCTGGGCCCTGGAATTGGGATGACATGGATATCAACTGCCTAACAAGAGAAGAGTTAGGTAATGATGCTCAGGCCTGGGGCAGATTTTCACTTGAAATTGAGGCCAGAGCCCAAGAAAATGCAAATGCCAGCACCAACATTGACTTCAGCAGAGGATCTAGCACCAGGGCTAGCTATAGCGATGGTGCTAGTACTAGCTTCAGTGGTGTCCCCAGCCCCAGTAATGTCTTTGGTGACAGGGCTGGCATTAGCTTTGGTGGCACATGCAGCACCAGTGCCAGCTTCAGCAGTGTAGCCAGCATTAGCTTTGGTGG ACCTTGCACCAGTACCAACTTCAGTGGTGGGGTCAGCTCTAGTTTCAGTGGCCCACTCAACACCAGTACAAGTTTCAGTGGTGGAGCCAGCTCTGGTTTTGGAGGCATACTCAGTACCCCTGCTGGCTTCAGTGATGCACTCAGTATGAGCACCAGCTTTGGCAGTACACTCGGCACCAGTGCAGTCTTTAGTGGTGCACTTAGCACCAGCACTGGCTTTGGTGGCACACTCAGCACTAGTGTCTACTTTGGTGGCTCTCCCAGTTCCAGTGCCAGATTTGGTGGCAAACTCAGTACCAGTATCTGCTTTGGTGGCTTTCCTAGCACCAGCACTGGTTTTGATGGTGTACTCAGTACCAGTGCTGGTTTAGCTGGT ACCAGCTCTTTCAGCAATAGCACTGACTTTGGTGGTACACCAAGCACCAGCTTCTGCTTTGGTGATTCTCCCAGCACTGGTGCCAGCTTTGGTGGTACACTCAGCACCAGTCTTGGCTTAGGTGGTGCACTCAACACCAGTGCTGGTTTTAGCAGTGCTGTCAGCATTAGCATTGCCTTCAACAGTGCACCCAGTGCCAACTCTGGCTTTGGCAGTGTGTTCAGCACCAGTACTGACTTCAGTGGGGCACCTAACACCACTACTGACTTTGGCAGTGCTCCCAGTACCAGCATTAGCTTTGGTGGAGCCCCCAGCACCAGATTCTGCTTTGGCAGTGTGTCTAACACCAACCTATGTTTTGGTGGCCCTCCTAGTACAAGCACCTGCTTTAGTGGTCCTACCAGTGCCAGTTTTGGTGATGGACTCAGCACCAGTGCTGGTTTCAGCTTTTGTGATGGGTTAAGCACCAGCACTGGATTTGGTGGTGGACTGAGCACCAACTCTGGCTTTGGTGGTGGACTGATCTCCAGTGATATCTTTGGTGGTGGGCTGGGCACCAATGCTGGTTTTGGCAGCACACTTGGCACCAGTGCTGACTTTAGTAGTGGCCTCAGCATCAGTGATGGCTTTGGCGGTGGGCCTAATACCAGCTTCGATGGAAGACTGAGCACCATCATTGGCTTTGGCAGTGGTTCCAACACCAGCACTGGCTTTATTGGTAGACCCACTTCCATTGTTGGCTTTGGCAGTGGACTGAGCACCGATGCTGACTTCAACGGTGGACCAAGCAGTAGTGCTGGCTATGGCAGTGGACCGAGCAATGCTGCTGGCTTTAGTGGTGGAGCCACCAGCCTTGGTGCCTGTAGCTTCTCCTATGGCTAG